The following DNA comes from Novosphingobium sp. PP1Y.
TGCAGGGTGCGCAGATCCTCGGGCGTATAGCCGCTGCCGTCGGGCTTGCGCGCGCCCGGCTCGGCCTCCAGCGTGTACATGAAGATCTCGCCGAGACCGGTAGCGATCGGCCCCATTTCGGGCGCGACACCTTCGGGCAACTGGTCGCGCGCGGTCTGGAGCCGCTCGTTTACCAGCTGGCGGGCGAAGTAGATGTCCGTCCCGTCCGCGAAGACGGCCGTCACCTGGCTCAGCCCGTAGCGGGAGATCGAGCGGGTATATTGCAGGCCCGGCAGGCCGGCGATGGCCGTTTCGACCGGGAACGTGACGCGCTGCTCGGCTTCCAGCGGGGAAAAGCCCTTCGCCTCGCTGTTGATCTGGACCTGCACATTGGTGATGTCGGGCGTCGCATCGATGGGCAGGCGCTGGAAGGCCCATATGCCGACGGCACAGGAAAGCGCGATGAAGCTCAGGACCATCCAGCGAAAGCGGATGGAGGCGGCGATGATGCGTTCAAGCACGTGCGGCTTGCCGGCGGATGGCTCAGTGGTCATGGCTGGCCCCCGACTTCTCGATATCCGCGCGGATCAGGAAAGCGCCGTCGGTGACGTATTCGGTGCCCGGCTTGAGGCCGCCAAGGACCTCGGTCCATTCCGGGGTGCGCCGCCCGATCTGCAGCATCCTGACCTCGTAGGTATCGCCAACCCTGGCATAGACCACATCGAAGTCCCGGAAGCGCTGGATCGCCTTCGTCTCTACCGCCAGCGGCACATCAGCCGAAGCGACGGTGAAAGTCCCGTTCACGCCCATCCCCGGCCGGAACACGTTGGCCGCGGCGGGCGGCAGGTGCACATGCGCCAGAACCGTCTGGCTGGCGAGGTCCGCGGTCGGAAGGATCGCCTCCACCTCGGCCGTCATCTGTGCATCGCCCGAAAGGCTGCGCACGGTGACGGCCTGGCCGACACGCACCCGCTCGGCATCGCGCGGATAGACGAAAAACTCGGCATGCAGCTTCGTGGGATCGGCAATCACGAACAGGGCGCGGTCGCCGGTCACGTCGCCGACATTGGCGTTCTTCTCGACTATGATCCCGCCAATCGGCGCAGGAATGGCGTAAGTCTGCAGCGAATGGCTGGATTCGACCCGCGCCAGCACCTGGCCCTTGCGAACCGCCTGCCCCAGCTGGCCGCTCAGCCACATGATCTGTCCCGGAAGGCGCGCGCGCACGTCCGCCTGGCCTTCGGGCGTGATTTCCACCCGGCCGGAAAGCTCGACCAGTTCCGCGATCTGCGCCGGACCGGCCTTGCTGGTCTCAACGCCGCCCTGGCGGGCTGCCTGCGCGGAAATCGTCGTGCGCCCTTCATAGGAAGCGTAGGACCAGGAATGGGTGCGTCCGCCTTCGACGGCACGAACCTTGACATCGAAGCTGTGCGGTTCGCGAACCACGCCCTTCCCGCGCAGGTAATCCTCGCGCGGGGCGAAGGCGAAGCGGTCGACCTCACCGCCAAGGCGCTTGAGTTCCACGGCCAGTTGCACCTCTGCGGGCGCAAGCGGTTCATCGCCGCGGTAGGCATAGACATGGAATTCGGGCTCCGTGCCGTCTTCCTGGATGGTGACTTCGAGCGCGAAATCGCCATCGCGCAACATGCGGCCACGGTGGGGGCCGCGTTCATATTCGTCAGCGCCGGCACCATGGGCTTCGCCCTCGGTCTCGGCATGGTCGGAATGGGCGGCATCTTCGCCGCAAGCGGCAAGCAGTGACAGGGCGAGCAGCGAGCTCACACAGAAAAGCGAGCGGATCATCGGCGGATCTCCGTGCTGGAAACGAGGGATGCGTGGCGGCCGGTCAGTCGGTCGAGCCGCGCGCCTGCGAGATGGAATTGCCGCAGCAGGTCGACGCGCCGGGACCGGGCATCGATCAGGGCCTGCTGGGCCTGGTTGATTTCAAGGAATGTGAAAGCCGTGCCCCCGCGCGCGAAACCGTCACGCACCAAGCGCAGCGCCTTTTGTGCCGACGGCAGGACATCGCGCTCGATCCGGGCGATTTCGCTCGCCAGTGCCGCGCGCTGCGCGACAAGGCGATCCACCTCTCGGCCGATCTGCAGCCGCGCGACCGCGATCTCGGCCTCGGCGGCGCGGCTCTCGGCTGAGGCGCGCGCGACATTGCCGCGATTGGCCGCCCGGCTGCCCAGCGGGATCGAGCCGCCGACCATGAGGGCGACATCGTTGCCCTGCCCAAAGTGGCGAATACCGATCCGGGCCGTGGCGTCACCGGTGTTGCCCGTCTGCGCGAGGCGAACCTGGCTCTCGGCCGCTTCCCGCTCGGCGGACAGTAGCGTCAGGTCGGGGCTGTCGGCAGCCGAGGGCCCGGTTTCCTGCACCGTAAAGAACGGGTCGGTCGCCAGCGTGAAATCCTCGTTGCCGTCCCACCAGCCGGCGAGGCTGGCGCGCGACAGGCGGGCCAGCCTGCGTGCCTGATCGAGCGCGATCCTCGCCTCGATCACCGCTGTCTTCGCACGTTCGGCGGCGAACAGCGGATCGAGCGCCCGGGCCACCCGGCGGCCGACCTGCGCCTGTGTCTGCTCGGCCACCTGCAGTTGCTGCTGCGCTATGGCGATGCCCGCCTCGGCAGCGAGAGCCTCTACCCAGGCGGACTGCACCTGCGCCAGCACGTCGAGCATGCGCAGTGCATTGCGCTCGCCGGCGACGCCCAGTTCGGCGCGGGCGGAACTCAGGCGCGCTTCGCGTTTGCCCCCGCGCTCCCAGGTGCGTTCGTACCACGCGGTGGTCTGCTGCTGCTCAAGCGGGCCGTACGTGCCTGTGCCGGCAAAATCCTCGACTTCGATGCCGACGCTATCGCGCGGACGCACCCCGGCAATCGCAACCGCGGCATCGGCGGCATCGAGCCGGGCAGCGTTCACCTGCAGGGTCGGGTTGGTAGTTGCGACACGCGACAGCGCCTCGGACAGGGTGATCCCCTGCGCACTGGCGGCCTGTGCCGAAAGGACAAGCGGAATGACGGCGCACGGGGGCGCCAGACGTATCAGGCGCGCGGCAAGGCGCGCGGAAGGGTTCGAAAACATGACATGAAGCCTCGCGGACGAGCGTGGGACATCCCGCGCCCGGTCAGCGCGGGGTTCAGGCGTTCAGGGTCATGGAACGGGGAGGACGCTCGAGACCGGTAAGCTCCGATCCGGGCTTGGCGCAATCGGGCCCGATCGCGTGCAGGCCCGCGTCAGCCATGGCGAGCTGATTGGCATGGCCTGCGTCCGCCGGGATTGCCGAATTCGTATCGCCGGAGTGGTGATGGTGCCCCTGCAGTGCGCCGCCCGCTTCGTCCTCGTCATCCCGATCGGGGAAATGATCGTCCAGATGATCGAGCTGTGCGGTCAGGCTGCTGAGCAGAACGCTTTCGTGCTCATCCGCCTGTCCCGGGGCGTGCTGAAGCTCGACGACCATGTTCGACCACGCCATCGCGCTCGCAAACAGGAGTGCGAGCGACAGGACGAGCATCGCAGCGATGCGGTCCATATTGAGGTGACGCGGAAAAGCCATCGGTGCACTGCGATAGCGAAACCCGGGCGTGCGCTCAAGGGCGCTGCGCATCCGAAGCCATCTGATCGGAGTGCAGCGCCATCCGCCTCACCGGTTCGGGATATGCGTGCCGAGGTGTCGTCCCGCGATGTAGCCGAAGGTCATGCCCGGCCCGAGCGTACCGCCCGCGCCGCCGTAGGCTTCGCCCAGAACCGCCGCCATCGCGTTGCCCGCGGCGTAGAGACCGGGAATCGGGTTGTCGTTCCAGTCCAGGACCTGCGCATCGGCGTTAGTACGCGGACCACCGGCTGTACCCAATGCGCCCGCTTCCATCTTCACCGCGAAATACGGTGCCTGATCGATGGCTCCCAGCGTCCGGTACGGGGACTCGTATGCCATGTCCCCCCACATGTAGAAATTGTCGTAGCTGTTGTCGCCGCGATTGAAATCGTCGTCATGGCCCTTGCGAACCATCCGGTTGAACCGCGCAACCGTGGCGACAAGGCCATCGGCATCGATGCCGGCGACTTGCGCCAGTTCCTCCAGCGTATCGGCCTGCATCATGAAGGAGGGGACCGGGCCGCCGGGCGGCGTGTTGAAGGTCGGGTACTTGTCCCGGTAGCGCTGGTCGATGATCAGCCAGTAAGGCAAGTTGGCGTAGCTGTGCGTCCCGGCATCGAAGGCATGCAGCGTCTTGCCCAGTGCATTGTAGTTCGCCGCCTCGTTGACGAAGCGCTTGCCGGCGCGGTTGACGAGGATCGCACCGGGACGCGCGCGTTCGTCCGAGCCCAGCAGGTAATTGGGCTTGGCACTGCGATGTTGCGGCTTGAGTTCCAGAACGCTCTGCATCCAGAAGGCCTGTTGCATGTTGCCCAGCTGCGCTCCGGCGTCGATGGCCATCAACAGGCCATCGCCCTCGTTCTCCGGTACGCTGACCGGGCCGGTCAACGGACCGCGCAGGAAAGTCCGGACCAGCTTCTCGTTCCATTCGAAACCTCCGGTGGCGATCACCACGCCGCGCCGGGCGCGGACGCGAAAGTCCTTGTCATCGGCATCTTCCGCGACGACCCCGATGACCCGGTCGCCATCCTTGACGAGCCTGCGCGCGCGCTTCTCGAACTCGACCGGAATCGCGCGATCAAGCACAGCCTTGAACAACGATCCGGCCAGGGCCTGACCCAGTCCCCGGTAATCCCTGGCCTCTCGCTCGGCGAGGGTGGCTTCATCGAGTGCGCCGGTTATTGCCTCCATCAGGCTGCCGCGGACCGGATAAGCCATCTTGGTCGGGTTCACCCGGCTCGCCCACTTGCCCAGCCTTTCGAATGCGAAAGCCTCGTTGTCGAGCGAACGCCCGCCATCCGGTTTCGCACCCGGCAAATAGGGCTGATAATCGGGAAAATCGGTAAAGGCATGCAGCCGCACCGGCGTCTTCTCCGCGAAATGGCGGATCATTTCAGGACCGGTTTCCATGAATGCCATCAAGGTTTCGGGATCGAGCTGCCCCGGCGCCAGCGCATCGAGATAGGCAACGACGTCCTCATCGTCGTCTTCGAAGCCAGCCTCGAGCTGGTAGTGATTACCCGGAATCCACAACATCCCGCCGGACATGGCAGTGGTCCCGCCAACCATCCCGGACTTCTCGAGGATCACCACGTCGCTGGCGCCGAAATCATGCGCGGCAATCGCCGACGTCATCGCCGCCCCGCCCGAACCGAGCACCACGACGTCAGCTTCGCGGTCCCACATGAATTCTTCCGTCACCATCCATCTCCCGATCAGCCCAATACCGTTCACGCCTCCCGTCTTCCCAACAGGCAGCGCGCTTTTTACAACAACGGTTGTAATTTAATTCGAAAGCGCGCGACCACTCCGAATAGTCATAGGCAGAACGGTGAAGGCACAAGGAAAGGCCCGTACAAGCAGCCCCGAACCCAAGGATCGGCGGGATTGGCGTGCCAGCCTCGGAGAATGGCCAGGCATCTGGCTGTGCAGGGCCTGTCATTCGATGACCTGCACCATGCTTTCTGCATCAGAGGTTATATAAGGAGATAGATGTCTTCGGATATGTTCGGGCCATTCTAGAATACACGTTATGTTTACCATCTCCTGCGAGACTTACTGAATGCGGAGATTTTTCTCACACCAATTCCGTCATTTAATTCTGCATCTGCACCGCCATAAGGGCGGTGGCGTCGGTGTCATTGCTGGCCTTTCCCTGCCTGTTGTCCTTGGTGCTGCAGGGCTTGCCTTCGATATAAACCGCGGTCTTGAACAACAGGCGGCGAACCAGCGGGCAGCGGACATGGCGGCCCTGGGCGCGGCAATGGCCTTCAAGGAGAGTGCGAGCGAAGCGGTACTCGAGCCGACCGCAAAGGACATCGTGCGGGCCAACGGGATCGCCGGCGCGACGGTTGAGGCAACCGTGCGCGAGGATTTTCCCTCGGCAGGCGACCAGTCGGTGCGTGTGACCGTGACGACCCAGGCGCCTTACACCCTCGCCAAGGTCGTCGGCATGGGCGATCGCTTCGCCGTGCAGACGCAGTCGTTCGCCTCCCTGACGACGCAGGCGCCTT
Coding sequences within:
- a CDS encoding efflux RND transporter periplasmic adaptor subunit, producing MIRSLFCVSSLLALSLLAACGEDAAHSDHAETEGEAHGAGADEYERGPHRGRMLRDGDFALEVTIQEDGTEPEFHVYAYRGDEPLAPAEVQLAVELKRLGGEVDRFAFAPREDYLRGKGVVREPHSFDVKVRAVEGGRTHSWSYASYEGRTTISAQAARQGGVETSKAGPAQIAELVELSGRVEITPEGQADVRARLPGQIMWLSGQLGQAVRKGQVLARVESSHSLQTYAIPAPIGGIIVEKNANVGDVTGDRALFVIADPTKLHAEFFVYPRDAERVRVGQAVTVRSLSGDAQMTAEVEAILPTADLASQTVLAHVHLPPAAANVFRPGMGVNGTFTVASADVPLAVETKAIQRFRDFDVVYARVGDTYEVRMLQIGRRTPEWTEVLGGLKPGTEYVTDGAFLIRADIEKSGASHDH
- a CDS encoding TolC family protein, whose product is MFSNPSARLAARLIRLAPPCAVIPLVLSAQAASAQGITLSEALSRVATTNPTLQVNAARLDAADAAVAIAGVRPRDSVGIEVEDFAGTGTYGPLEQQQTTAWYERTWERGGKREARLSSARAELGVAGERNALRMLDVLAQVQSAWVEALAAEAGIAIAQQQLQVAEQTQAQVGRRVARALDPLFAAERAKTAVIEARIALDQARRLARLSRASLAGWWDGNEDFTLATDPFFTVQETGPSAADSPDLTLLSAEREAAESQVRLAQTGNTGDATARIGIRHFGQGNDVALMVGGSIPLGSRAANRGNVARASAESRAAEAEIAVARLQIGREVDRLVAQRAALASEIARIERDVLPSAQKALRLVRDGFARGGTAFTFLEINQAQQALIDARSRRVDLLRQFHLAGARLDRLTGRHASLVSSTEIRR
- a CDS encoding FAD-binding protein, coding for MVTEEFMWDREADVVVLGSGGAAMTSAIAAHDFGASDVVILEKSGMVGGTTAMSGGMLWIPGNHYQLEAGFEDDDEDVVAYLDALAPGQLDPETLMAFMETGPEMIRHFAEKTPVRLHAFTDFPDYQPYLPGAKPDGGRSLDNEAFAFERLGKWASRVNPTKMAYPVRGSLMEAITGALDEATLAEREARDYRGLGQALAGSLFKAVLDRAIPVEFEKRARRLVKDGDRVIGVVAEDADDKDFRVRARRGVVIATGGFEWNEKLVRTFLRGPLTGPVSVPENEGDGLLMAIDAGAQLGNMQQAFWMQSVLELKPQHRSAKPNYLLGSDERARPGAILVNRAGKRFVNEAANYNALGKTLHAFDAGTHSYANLPYWLIIDQRYRDKYPTFNTPPGGPVPSFMMQADTLEELAQVAGIDADGLVATVARFNRMVRKGHDDDFNRGDNSYDNFYMWGDMAYESPYRTLGAIDQAPYFAVKMEAGALGTAGGPRTNADAQVLDWNDNPIPGLYAAGNAMAAVLGEAYGGAGGTLGPGMTFGYIAGRHLGTHIPNR